The nucleotide sequence GGTTACCGATATTATAGAAGACGAAGGTGTAATCATTGAAAATAAAAGTGCTTATGTTCAAGGGATTTTTGGTCTTGGAGGAGAAACCTTCGGCGAATTGAAAATGATAGCAGATAGCCCTGATGATGAATTGGATGTTGCCAAAATTGATGCTTCCTGTGCAGGTAAAATAATTGTTGCCGGTGCTTTTGCACCTTATCATGCTATTGATATTGCTCGCAAAAATGGAGTTAAAGCTATTATTACCGGCGGTATAGACGATCAGGATATTAAAAAACTGCTCGGTTATGATATCGGCGTTGCCATTACCGGACACGAAAACATCGGAATTACCATCGTTTGCACCGAGGGCTTTGGCAGAATTAATATGGCACAAAAGACATTTAATTTGTTAAAGCGCTTTGAGGGCTATAAAACCTCCATCCATGGCAAAACCCAAATCCGCGCTGGAGTTATTCGTCCCGAAATTATTATTCCCCTGGAGTTTGAAGAACAGGAACTGGTCGCTAAAGAAGAAACTATGCCGGTTTTGGAAATAGGAACAGTTATCAGGATTATCCGCCAACCCCATTTCGGACGCATTGCTAAAGTTACGGCTCTGCCCGAAGAACTTACCAAAGTAGAATCGGAAACCCTTGTTCGTGTTCTGGAAGCAGAATTTGAGGACGGTTCTAAGGTTTCTTTACCTCGCGCCAATGTGGAAGTGATAGAATCCTAAACAAAAGATATTAGCCCCGGAGGGCAGTATTCTATGCCTGCTGGTTGAGAGGGTTTAATAACGGAAGGTTGACATCCTCGTCAACCTGCGGTATTAAACAATCAAGAATGCGGAGCTTCAGCAAGCTCCGGTACACAGTTGACATCCTTGTCAACCTGCGGTATAAACAATCAAGAATGCGGAGCTTCAGCGAGCTCCGGTACACAGTTGACATCCTCGTCAACCTTGGATCACCAAATCAGACCTAAAAAAATCCTGTAAATCCCTGTCATCCTGTTCATCCCAGACCTATTCTTTTATCCTCAAAACCTGTAAATCCCTATCATCCTGTTCATCCCAGACCTATTCATTTATCCATCAAATCCGTGTAGCTTATTTTCTTTCCGTTTCAGTAGATTGGCATTTGTAACCACTGTTACGCTGCTGAAAGCCATTGCCATTTCCGCAATTACCGGATGCAAGACCCCAAATGCTGCTAAGGGAATCGCAATCAAATTATAGAAAAAAGCCCAGAACAAATTTTGTTTAATTTTGGTAAAGGTCTTTCGGGAAAGTTCTATCGCCATTGGAATCAGTTTCAGATCGTTATGCAGGAGGGTTATATCTGCCGTCTCAATGGCAATATCGGTTCCCAAACTCATTGCAAAGCCAATATCTGCCTGTTTTAAAGCAGGAGCATCGTTAATGCCATCCCCCACCATTCCAACTACTAAACCTCTTTCCTGTAATTCCTTAATTTTCATTGCTTTATCGCCAGGTAGAACAGGAGCCAGCACTTCTTGAATACCGCATTTTTCAGCAATAGCGATAGCTGTTTTTTCCTGGTCTCCACTAACCATAATGCTTTTAATTCCTCTATTCTTCAAATCGGCAATCACTTCGGCAGCGTTATCTTTAATTGTATCAGCAAGATAGAACCAGGCAAGCAATTCCCCTTCTGTTGCCAGTCCAATTTGGGTGGCATAGTTTAGTGATTCTTCAGTAAAGGATTTCAGGGCTATTCCCTCTTCCTGCAGAAAGTCCGCACTACCCAAAAGATATTGTTTTCCGTATATTTTGCCTTTAACTCCTTTGCCGGGGATAGCAATAAAATCCTCCCGCACAGGTAGTTCCATAGTATTTGTCGCTTTCACGAATGCCACAGCTAAGGGATGTTCTGATGCCTGTTCCAAGGCAGCTGCAAGCGTTAAATTTTCCTTTTCAGTTCCCTGGAAACAAGCTGTCTTAAGCAATTGCAGAACGCCATTAGTCAAAGTTCCCGTTTTGTCAAAAATCATTGTATTCAGTTCTCGCATTCTTTGTAATGCTTCGCCGTTGCGAATTAAAATCCCTTTTTTGGCTCCCAATCCACTTCCCACCATTAAAGCGGTAGGAGTTGCCAAACCCAGTGCACAAGGACAGGCAATTACCAAAGTTGCGATGGAAGCCATCAAGGCAGCTGCCAAACCTTTTACTGGAACCTGCAAGGGAATAACGCTTATGATAACAGAAGCAAGACCTTGCATTGTATCGGGAAAAAGCATCCACACCGCAAAAACAAGCACTGCCAAACATAGCACCACGGGAACAAAAACAGCTGTTATCTTATCTGCCAGCAATTGAATAGGCACTTTAGAATGCTGTGCTTCGCTAACCATCTGTATCACTTGTGCCAGAAAGGTCTCTTTTCCTACTTTGGTTGCCTGCACTTCCAGATAGCCATCAAGGTTGATTGTTGCCCCTAACACATTATCATTCGGCTTTTTAGCCACCGGAAGGGACTCCCCTGTTGCCATTGACTCATTTACTGAACTGCTTCCTTTAACGATAATCCCGTCAGTAGGAATTTTTGCTCCGGGCTTAACGATAAATATATCTCCCGCTTTCAGTTGGCTAATGGGAATTTCTTTTTCTGTGCCCGCATCCAGAATAATTGCCGTTTTAGCTCCCAAACCTATTAGCTTTCTAATTGCTTCCGAAGCAGTCCCTTTCGCTTTTGCCTCCAGATAACGACCGGTTAAATGAAAAGAGATAATCATCGCGGCAATACCGGCAAAAC is from Candidatus Cloacimonas sp. and encodes:
- a CDS encoding heavy metal translocating P-type ATPase, with the protein product MQRKITLGIEGMHCAACSARAEKTLSQLKGVSEANVNLALEEAYIVYDDKQLTLADFKQAIEKIGFNVKETEADKELEQIRQMQTAKKKMGLSWLITALVLVLMIPDMLLGRAIFSEQIDAWLMVILSLLAMIFPARSVYLSAYKSVKSGSANMDVLIAMGTIASLLAAPLSLFIKDIAANSFAGIAAMIISFHLTGRYLEAKAKGTASEAIRKLIGLGAKTAIILDAGTEKEIPISQLKAGDIFIVKPGAKIPTDGIIVKGSSSVNESMATGESLPVAKKPNDNVLGATINLDGYLEVQATKVGKETFLAQVIQMVSEAQHSKVPIQLLADKITAVFVPVVLCLAVLVFAVWMLFPDTMQGLASVIISVIPLQVPVKGLAAALMASIATLVIACPCALGLATPTALMVGSGLGAKKGILIRNGEALQRMRELNTMIFDKTGTLTNGVLQLLKTACFQGTEKENLTLAAALEQASEHPLAVAFVKATNTMELPVREDFIAIPGKGVKGKIYGKQYLLGSADFLQEEGIALKSFTEESLNYATQIGLATEGELLAWFYLADTIKDNAAEVIADLKNRGIKSIMVSGDQEKTAIAIAEKCGIQEVLAPVLPGDKAMKIKELQERGLVVGMVGDGINDAPALKQADIGFAMSLGTDIAIETADITLLHNDLKLIPMAIELSRKTFTKIKQNLFWAFFYNLIAIPLAAFGVLHPVIAEMAMAFSSVTVVTNANLLKRKENKLHGFDG